In Rhodothermales bacterium, the following proteins share a genomic window:
- a CDS encoding electron transfer flavoprotein subunit beta/FixA family protein yields MKLAVCVKATPDTTTKVAIGADGKSIQEDGIQWIISPYDEFAIEEAVKLSETKGGEVTVVVMGPPSVEKTIREALAMGAHKAIRVHCDAVPSDPAVIAKALADVLGPMGFDIIFTGRQAIDADHGQVPSRLAQILGLPCATVVVKLEIDGTRATALREVEGGHEKLRFSLPAVVGANRHLNEPRYRSLRGIMQAKRVAIDVVTPALQAPALVIEKMALPPQKSGSKLFKNGAADAAEVVRLLHEEAKVI; encoded by the coding sequence ATGAAACTCGCAGTCTGTGTAAAAGCCACGCCGGACACGACCACGAAGGTGGCGATCGGGGCGGATGGGAAGTCGATTCAGGAAGACGGCATCCAGTGGATCATCAGCCCCTACGACGAATTCGCCATCGAGGAGGCGGTGAAGCTGAGCGAGACGAAGGGGGGAGAGGTCACCGTGGTGGTGATGGGCCCGCCGAGCGTCGAAAAGACGATCCGCGAGGCGCTGGCAATGGGGGCGCACAAGGCGATCCGGGTGCATTGCGACGCCGTCCCGTCCGACCCGGCCGTTATTGCAAAGGCCCTGGCGGATGTCCTCGGGCCAATGGGGTTCGACATCATCTTCACCGGCCGGCAGGCCATCGACGCGGACCACGGCCAGGTGCCCTCGCGCCTCGCCCAGATCCTGGGCCTGCCCTGCGCGACGGTGGTGGTGAAGCTGGAGATCGACGGCACCCGGGCCACGGCGCTGCGTGAAGTGGAAGGCGGGCACGAGAAGCTGCGGTTCAGCCTGCCGGCGGTCGTCGGCGCGAACCGGCACCTCAACGAACCCCGCTACCGCTCGCTCCGCGGCATCATGCAGGCGAAACGCGTCGCGATCGACGTCGTCACCCCCGCGCTCCAGGCGCCGGCGTTGGTCATCGAAAAGATGGCTCTCCCGCCCCAGAAATCCGGCAGCAAACTCTTTAAAAACGGAGCCGCCGACGCCGCCGAAGTGGTGCGGTTGCTGCACGAAGAAGCGAAGGTGATTTGA
- a CDS encoding electron transfer flavoprotein subunit alpha/FixB family protein: protein MILVFTDILQGSVRPINQEVFTAAVALGKALSKEVAALMMGSGVASLAGEAAAYGITKTLVVDDPKLAKFSPDAYAAAAAEVARQKGATVILMGATFTGKDVMARMAQALGAGLAQDCTAFRVDGASVVFTRPMYAGKVLADVRVTSRVVTATLRSKSFKPVEAPVAGQVETLAVAVPEPKVVVESYEGATNGKLDVTEADIIVSGGRGLQGADKWGVIEDLAGALGAATGCSRPVSDDGWRPHEEHIGQTGKTVSPVLYIACGISGAIQHVAGMSSSKYIVAVNKDPEAPIFKVADYGIVGDVFEVLPAMTAAVRKVKG from the coding sequence ATGATCCTCGTCTTCACCGACATCCTCCAGGGCAGCGTTCGCCCGATCAATCAGGAAGTGTTTACGGCGGCCGTTGCGCTCGGTAAAGCGCTCTCGAAAGAGGTGGCTGCGTTGATGATGGGCAGCGGGGTCGCGTCGCTCGCCGGCGAGGCCGCGGCGTATGGGATCACGAAGACCCTGGTCGTCGACGACCCGAAGCTGGCGAAGTTCAGTCCGGATGCCTACGCCGCCGCCGCGGCCGAGGTCGCCCGGCAGAAAGGCGCTACGGTAATCCTGATGGGGGCGACGTTCACCGGAAAGGATGTGATGGCCCGTATGGCGCAGGCGCTGGGCGCCGGCCTGGCGCAGGACTGTACGGCGTTCCGGGTGGATGGTGCCTCGGTCGTCTTCACCCGCCCGATGTACGCCGGCAAAGTGCTCGCGGATGTCCGCGTAACGAGCCGGGTGGTGACCGCCACGCTGCGGTCGAAGTCGTTTAAGCCGGTCGAAGCTCCGGTGGCCGGCCAGGTCGAGACTCTCGCGGTGGCCGTGCCCGAGCCGAAAGTGGTCGTGGAATCCTACGAAGGCGCGACAAACGGCAAGCTGGACGTAACCGAGGCCGACATCATCGTGAGCGGCGGCCGCGGGTTGCAGGGAGCGGACAAGTGGGGCGTGATCGAGGACCTCGCCGGCGCCCTCGGCGCGGCGACGGGCTGCAGCCGCCCGGTATCCGACGACGGCTGGCGCCCGCACGAAGAACACATCGGGCAGACGGGCAAGACGGTCTCTCCCGTGCTTTACATCGCCTGCGGCATCTCCGGCGCGATCCAGCACGTGGCCGGCATGTCATCGTCGAAGTACATCGTCGCCGTCAACAAAGACCCCGAGGCGCCCATCTTCAAAGTGGCGGATTACGGGATCGTGGGGGATGTGTTTGAGGTGTTGCCGGCGATGACGGCGGCGGTGAGGAAGGTGAAGGGGTGA